Proteins found in one Mangifera indica cultivar Alphonso chromosome 15, CATAS_Mindica_2.1, whole genome shotgun sequence genomic segment:
- the LOC123198414 gene encoding transcription factor RHD6 yields the protein MALAFKGNVMGDLSSPGPNYLFDDQGDGSDKNNIAISSNSSSPRSGNSNGFAFQAEIYQPEESPSLISFMHANASSLLSFEQQSERSSMWESNLNHNSTHQWSQMEDFNCFDTASNYGDWLYTDATAVTDCILESGSAQDAASLKRLYMGESTQALKKQCGTATSKKLNKAKSIASKGPQSIAAKNRRERISERLKILQELVPNGSKVDLVTMLEKAISYVKFLQLQVKVLATDEFWPVQGGKAPDISQVKEAIDAILSSQRDKKSSSKQ from the exons ATGGCACTTGCCTTCAAGGGAAATGTGATGGGGGATCTTTCTTCTCCCGGGCCTAACTATTTGTTTGACGATCAGGGAGATGGCTCAGACAAGAACAACATTGCTATCAGCAGTAATTCTTCCTCTCCAAGAAGTGGAAATTCTAACGGATTCGCATTTCAGGCTGAAATTTATCAGCCCGAGGAGTCTCCTTCTTTGATAAGTTTCATGCACGCTAATGCATCTTCATTGCTCAGCTTTGAGCAGCAAAGTGAGAGGTCCTCAATGTGGGAAAGTAACTTGAATCATAATAGTACCCATCAATGGAGTCAGATGGAGGATTTTAACTGCTTTGACACTGCTAGCAATTATGGAGATTGGTTATATACTGATGCAACTGCAGTCACTGATTGTATATTGGAGTCTGGTTCAGCACAAGATGCAGCCTCCCTTAAGCGTCTGTATATG GGAGAAAGCACACAAGCTTTGAAGAAGCAATGCGGTACTGCAACCTCCAAGAAGCTGAATAAGGCAAAATCAATTGCATCAAAGGGCCCGCAAAGTATTGCAGCCAAG AATCGCAGGGAAAGGATTAGTGAGAGACTCAAGATACTGCAGGAACTGGTTCCCAATGGCTCCAAGGTTGATTTGGTGACCATGTTGGAGAAAGCAATTAGTTATGTCAAGTTTCTTCAATTGCAAGTAAAG GTACTGGCAACAGATGAATTTTGGCCAGTTCAAGGTGGAAAAGCTCCTGATATTTCTCAAGTGAAGGAAGCCATTGATGCCATCCTATCGTCCCAGAGAGACAAGAAATCAAGCTCAAAGCAATGA